The sequence below is a genomic window from Micromonospora aurantiaca ATCC 27029.
CCCAGCTCCACCAGCGTCGCGGTCAGATGCTCACCGACCTTCGCGTAGTGCTCACCGGTGATGTTCAGCGGCTGGTGCGCCTCCTCCAGGCCACGGCCCGCGTACTCGTTGGGACCGCCGAGCACGACCGCCAGCATCAGCGCCAGGTGCCGCCGCTGCTCCACCATGTCCACGTCGGCGAAGTAGCCGGCCAGATCCGGATCGGCCAGCACCTTGTCGTAGAACAGCTCCACCGCG
It includes:
- a CDS encoding group I truncated hemoglobin, which encodes MTVTSETTPISHYERIGGAAAVKAAVELFYDKVLADPDLAGYFADVDMVEQRRHLALMLAVVLGGPNEYAGRGLEEAHQPLNITGEHYAKVGEHLTATLVELGVPADVIADVQVVLGQVREQVVSAGDA